From one Candidatus Methanoplasma termitum genomic stretch:
- a CDS encoding preprotein translocase subunit Sec61beta: MAKEKNSGFSSSAGLMRYFDVEDDRGLKINPRLVIGAAIAFTVLILLLPVFIPM, from the coding sequence ATGGCAAAAGAGAAGAACAGCGGATTCTCATCATCAGCGGGGCTGATGAGGTACTTTGACGTGGAAGACGACAGAGGCCTCAAGATCAACCCGAGACTGGTCATCGGTGCCGCTATCGCTTTTACAGTTCTGATCTTGCTGTTGCCGGTATTCATCCCGATGTAA
- a CDS encoding cation:proton antiporter, which produces MDFGSILIMLVVLIVLARIGSYVFDRFGVPGLIGEIIVGIIIANLIFGEWSFLGMLSVEIGNDSNQNYEVVKLFAELGVIFLLFSIGLETKVRGLLSVGKAATLVATMGVIIPFVAGFALIQIYDGNLTHALFLGAALVATSVSVTARVIKDMNLVDTKEARIIIGAAVIDDVQGMVVLAIVVGMTATGESAAFDIALTTIEAILFVLLAIAAALWGVPRLSKYFNERKEKSPAVKKRSSGPGTSMLIIAIVVCLGLSWLSDLIGLAAIVGAFFGGMLLADKADEWNLKEKMEPITALFISFFFLNVGMQVNLGSLDNGPVIILAVVIILLAIATKYIGCSIGARVGDRTISKGSRNIIGMGMVPRGEVGMIVASIGLASGVMSSEIYGAVIVMAVSTTIIAPPLLAWAIRKEYGSTRVDAS; this is translated from the coding sequence ATGGACTTCGGCTCTATACTCATAATGTTAGTGGTGCTGATAGTCCTGGCCCGTATAGGCTCCTATGTTTTCGATCGCTTCGGCGTACCCGGGCTCATAGGCGAGATAATAGTGGGGATAATCATCGCCAACCTGATATTCGGCGAATGGTCCTTCCTCGGGATGCTGAGCGTAGAGATAGGGAACGATTCGAACCAGAATTATGAGGTCGTGAAACTCTTTGCAGAGCTTGGAGTGATATTCCTTCTGTTCTCGATAGGTCTGGAGACAAAGGTAAGGGGGTTGCTGTCTGTCGGTAAGGCCGCTACACTTGTGGCGACGATGGGTGTGATAATCCCGTTTGTGGCGGGGTTCGCATTGATACAAATATACGACGGGAACCTCACGCACGCATTGTTCCTGGGAGCGGCGCTCGTTGCGACAAGCGTCAGCGTTACCGCCCGCGTGATAAAAGATATGAATCTGGTCGATACCAAGGAAGCAAGGATAATCATCGGCGCTGCGGTGATCGATGATGTTCAGGGAATGGTGGTCCTTGCCATAGTTGTGGGAATGACCGCGACAGGCGAATCGGCAGCGTTCGATATCGCGCTTACAACCATTGAGGCGATCCTCTTTGTTCTTCTTGCGATAGCGGCCGCGCTATGGGGTGTTCCCCGGCTGTCGAAATATTTCAACGAAAGAAAGGAAAAGAGCCCTGCCGTTAAAAAAAGAAGCAGCGGTCCCGGTACGAGCATGCTCATCATCGCGATAGTGGTCTGCCTGGGCCTGTCGTGGCTTTCGGATCTGATCGGGCTCGCAGCGATAGTCGGTGCATTCTTCGGCGGCATGCTTCTGGCAGACAAAGCGGACGAGTGGAACCTTAAGGAGAAGATGGAACCGATAACAGCCCTTTTCATCTCCTTCTTCTTCCTAAATGTGGGTATGCAAGTGAACCTTGGAAGTCTGGACAACGGGCCCGTGATAATCCTGGCTGTTGTGATAATACTCCTTGCCATAGCAACAAAGTATATCGGCTGCAGCATAGGTGCAAGGGTGGGGGACAGAACCATATCCAAGGGTTCAAGGAACATTATCGGGATGGGGATGGTACCCCGCGGCGAGGTAGGGATGATCGTGGCATCGATCGGATTGGCATCCGGGGTGATGTCTTCCGAGATCTACGGTGCGGTAATAGTGATGGCGGTATCAACGACGATAATAGCCCCGCCGCTTCTGGCATGGGCGATCAGAAAAGAGTATGGGTCAACCCGGGTCGACGCATCATGA
- a CDS encoding CopG family ribbon-helix-helix protein produces the protein MVIVSISLSEESAKELDEIQSIFGLKGRSEAVRRAINAAKAEAQTMEDMEGTIEGVLIVVKKDHSDPWMNMIQAKHQNEIRTQLHSHLKDQKCLEVMVISSEAKKLSSMLKEIHSIGKADYVTFVKS, from the coding sequence ATGGTGATCGTAAGCATTTCTCTGAGCGAAGAGAGCGCAAAGGAGTTGGACGAGATCCAATCGATATTCGGTTTGAAGGGAAGAAGCGAAGCCGTGAGGAGAGCGATAAACGCCGCAAAAGCGGAAGCGCAGACGATGGAGGACATGGAGGGGACCATCGAGGGCGTATTGATAGTCGTAAAAAAAGATCACAGCGATCCTTGGATGAATATGATCCAAGCAAAACATCAAAATGAGATAAGAACGCAGCTTCACTCACACCTAAAGGATCAAAAATGTCTGGAAGTAATGGTCATCTCAAGCGAAGCTAAAAAACTGTCCTCAATGCTCAAAGAAATACATTCTATCGGGAAAGCAGACTATGTTACCTTCGTAAAGAGTTAA
- a CDS encoding ZIP family metal transporter, with the protein MDTIVEFLVFVAVILIVSFVGAYLPMTTRATDKQMHLMIAFSTGVFLGILFLILFPEAVRESDAYGIDIMTVMYVALAGFLLMFTVDFLMKHYKKAECDCDDCLDHHSHSVTSLSAFFGLSIHAALDGLALATAFTLDASVGVVILLALSIHKAAEVFSLSSTFLLAGGRKRSMTYMTVFCLITPIAALVSYLLLGGAESNITGPAFAFSAGVFMFVTMLHMIPEAFHRKDIKISSLLLMLIGLLIILCVVILMGNSGL; encoded by the coding sequence ATGGATACTATCGTCGAGTTCCTTGTCTTTGTGGCTGTGATACTTATTGTATCATTTGTCGGTGCATATCTGCCGATGACCACCCGGGCAACCGACAAACAGATGCATCTGATGATCGCATTCAGTACGGGGGTCTTCCTCGGGATACTATTCCTCATACTATTTCCGGAAGCGGTCCGAGAGAGCGACGCTTACGGCATCGACATAATGACGGTGATGTACGTAGCGCTTGCGGGTTTCCTTTTAATGTTCACTGTTGACTTCTTGATGAAACACTACAAAAAAGCGGAATGCGACTGCGATGACTGCTTGGATCACCACTCTCACAGCGTCACATCTCTGTCCGCCTTTTTCGGCCTGTCGATACATGCCGCACTTGACGGTCTCGCTCTTGCGACCGCATTCACATTGGATGCGTCGGTCGGAGTAGTGATACTGCTTGCCCTGAGCATACACAAGGCAGCGGAGGTGTTCTCACTTTCATCCACTTTCCTGCTTGCGGGGGGAAGAAAGAGATCCATGACATACATGACGGTATTCTGCCTGATCACGCCAATTGCGGCGCTGGTATCGTATCTGCTGCTCGGAGGTGCCGAGAGCAACATAACCGGTCCGGCCTTTGCATTCTCGGCAGGAGTGTTCATGTTCGTAACAATGCTGCACATGATACCTGAAGCATTCCACAGAAAAGACATCAAGATAAGTTCGCTTTTGCTTATGCTGATCGGTCTGTTGATAATTTTGTGCGTCGTAATTCTAATGGGTAATTCGGGGCTTTGA
- a CDS encoding acetate uptake transporter, giving the protein MADNESPSIRKIANPAGLGLLGFGMTTVLLSFHNLGLYSVDSMIVSMGIFYGGIAQVIAGILEYKNGNTFGTVAFTSYGLFWLTFVGVNTAGLTGLTAGNPSSLGLFFAIWGVLTLFLFIGTLKGTRALQVVFLTLTILFFVVAIRFGTQNADVAYVAGVIGIICGGSAMYTAFGEVLNEQHGKTILPLG; this is encoded by the coding sequence ATGGCTGATAATGAATCACCATCAATAAGAAAAATCGCCAACCCCGCAGGCCTAGGTCTGCTTGGTTTCGGAATGACAACTGTATTGCTATCTTTCCACAACCTTGGTCTATACTCAGTGGACTCGATGATCGTCTCCATGGGAATATTCTACGGTGGAATAGCTCAAGTGATAGCAGGAATACTGGAATACAAGAACGGTAACACCTTCGGAACTGTGGCATTCACCTCATACGGTCTGTTCTGGCTGACATTCGTGGGAGTCAACACCGCAGGCCTGACCGGGCTGACTGCCGGGAATCCATCTTCTCTAGGCTTGTTCTTTGCGATCTGGGGAGTCCTTACGCTGTTCCTATTCATAGGAACTCTGAAGGGAACCCGCGCACTGCAGGTGGTCTTCCTAACGCTGACCATACTGTTCTTCGTAGTCGCGATCAGATTCGGCACCCAGAACGCCGATGTTGCCTACGTTGCAGGTGTCATAGGGATAATCTGCGGCGGAAGTGCAATGTACACGGCATTCGGTGAGGTTCTGAACGAGCAGCACGGGAAGACGATTTTGCCTTTGGGATGA
- the larE gene encoding ATP-dependent sacrificial sulfur transferase LarE: MTAAEEKYRRLKTSLKEMGSAAVAFSGGVDSTFLLKVAHDVLGDNVIAVTAHSYSFPKRESEECSAFCKKENITHITCDTEELDIEGFSENPVNRCYLCKREIFTKILAVAKEYDTANVLDGSNADDVGDYRPGRQAVAELGVRSPLCDVGLNKQEIRELSKGLGLPTWNKQPFACLYTRFPYGTKIDKQRLEMVDRAEQFLIEMGFSQVRVRYHSDLARIETDAEGFKLMSVEANRRKIHAKFKDIGFTYVSLDVLGYRTGSMNENL; the protein is encoded by the coding sequence ATGACCGCCGCAGAAGAAAAGTACAGGCGCTTGAAAACTTCTCTGAAAGAGATGGGAAGTGCGGCGGTGGCGTTCTCCGGCGGTGTGGACTCCACATTTCTTCTGAAGGTCGCTCATGATGTTCTTGGGGACAATGTCATCGCCGTCACGGCGCATTCATACTCTTTCCCCAAACGTGAATCGGAGGAATGCTCCGCCTTTTGCAAAAAAGAGAACATCACGCACATAACATGCGACACCGAAGAATTGGACATAGAAGGTTTCTCTGAGAACCCGGTCAACCGATGCTACTTATGTAAAAGAGAGATCTTTACAAAGATCCTTGCCGTCGCAAAGGAATACGACACGGCTAACGTTTTGGACGGTTCCAATGCGGATGATGTCGGGGATTATCGTCCCGGCAGGCAAGCCGTTGCCGAGCTGGGTGTGAGAAGTCCGCTGTGCGATGTCGGATTGAATAAACAGGAGATCCGCGAACTGTCTAAGGGTCTCGGACTGCCTACTTGGAACAAACAGCCCTTTGCCTGCCTTTACACAAGGTTCCCATACGGCACGAAGATCGACAAACAGCGTTTGGAAATGGTGGACAGGGCGGAGCAATTTTTGATCGAAATGGGGTTCAGTCAGGTAAGGGTGCGGTATCACAGCGACCTTGCCAGGATAGAGACCGATGCAGAAGGCTTCAAATTGATGTCCGTCGAAGCGAACAGAAGAAAGATCCATGCCAAATTCAAAGATATTGGGTTCACTTATGTATCTCTGGACGTTTTGGGGTATCGTACAGGAAGCATGAATGAAAACCTCTGA
- the larC gene encoding nickel pincer cofactor biosynthesis protein LarC — MKILYIECNMGAAGDMLMSALLELLPEKDAFIDRMNSLGLEGVHLDVRSVSKCGINGTHISVFVHGRTEETDDGPAHHHHSHTTMRDIEDILVGLPISKKVKQQALEIYSSIAEAESKVHGCPVNKIHFHEVGNMDAVADIVGVCLLMEELSPDRVIVSSINVGSGTVRCSHGVMPVPAPATAHLLRNIPIYGGNINGELCTPTGAALLAHFADEFGPMPKMTVRKIGCGMGKKDFETANCLRIFMGDAGNSENGPNERVAELSCNIDDMTAEALSYAVQKITEAGAKDVFSTPIMMKKGRLGTMISCICSEDEAEHFAALMLRHTNTFGVRKSVLDRYVLERNIKTYSTPLGDVRVKTGEGYGVKRSKLEYEDVASIADKHGLSIQETERRIWLHLNDKRDAE, encoded by the coding sequence ATGAAAATACTCTACATAGAATGCAACATGGGCGCGGCGGGAGATATGTTGATGTCCGCATTGCTGGAGCTGTTGCCGGAAAAAGACGCATTCATCGACAGAATGAACAGTTTGGGATTGGAAGGCGTTCATTTGGATGTGAGGTCAGTATCCAAATGCGGGATCAACGGAACACATATTTCGGTCTTTGTCCACGGAAGGACGGAAGAGACCGATGACGGGCCGGCACACCATCATCATTCTCATACCACGATGCGTGACATCGAGGATATCTTAGTAGGTCTCCCCATATCAAAAAAGGTAAAACAACAAGCACTTGAGATATACAGCAGCATCGCGGAAGCGGAATCCAAAGTACACGGATGCCCCGTCAATAAAATACACTTCCACGAGGTCGGCAACATGGATGCCGTCGCAGATATCGTCGGTGTCTGCCTGTTAATGGAAGAACTTTCTCCGGACAGAGTGATCGTCTCATCGATAAACGTCGGAAGCGGAACCGTCCGCTGTTCTCACGGCGTAATGCCGGTACCTGCCCCGGCGACCGCTCACCTTTTGCGGAACATCCCCATATATGGAGGGAACATAAACGGAGAATTGTGCACTCCCACCGGTGCGGCTCTGCTGGCACATTTTGCAGATGAGTTCGGACCGATGCCGAAGATGACCGTTCGGAAGATCGGCTGCGGTATGGGGAAGAAGGATTTCGAAACAGCTAACTGTCTCCGCATATTCATGGGCGATGCCGGCAATTCAGAGAACGGTCCAAATGAGCGCGTTGCTGAATTATCCTGTAATATAGACGATATGACCGCCGAGGCTTTGAGTTACGCCGTTCAAAAGATCACAGAAGCAGGCGCTAAAGATGTTTTTTCTACACCCATAATGATGAAAAAAGGCCGCTTGGGAACTATGATCTCCTGCATCTGCAGTGAAGACGAAGCGGAGCATTTCGCAGCTCTTATGCTGAGGCATACGAACACATTCGGTGTCAGAAAGAGTGTTCTCGACCGTTATGTTTTGGAAAGGAATATCAAAACATACAGTACACCTCTCGGAGATGTGAGAGTTAAGACCGGCGAAGGGTACGGCGTAAAGAGGTCCAAGCTGGAATATGAGGATGTAGCATCTATTGCCGATAAGCATGGCCTGTCCATACAGGAAACGGAACGCAGGATATGGCTGCACCTGAATGATAAAAGGGATGCCGAATGA
- the larB gene encoding nickel pincer cofactor biosynthesis protein LarB, producing the protein MEKSTEQEDILNLLRSVKSGKLTPEQVIEKLRAEPFSDLDYAKVDYHRSLRQGMCETIYGKNKTPEQIAGILSDMRKNGARNVIVTRISQTTADFIAEQNIPMDYHVIPQLGIALPGEKRQQVGNIVIVSAGTSDMAVCEEAALTAEILGNKVTRIYDVGVAGLHRLLARLDVIIEARVIIAVAGMEGALPSVVGGIASCPIIAVPTSVGYGANFEGLSALLTMLNSCAVGISVVNIDNGFGAGVVASRINRMKGV; encoded by the coding sequence ATGGAAAAATCAACAGAACAGGAAGATATTCTGAATTTGCTGCGTTCAGTGAAATCCGGGAAGTTAACGCCCGAACAGGTCATTGAAAAACTTCGGGCTGAGCCATTTTCAGATCTGGATTATGCAAAAGTGGATTATCACCGTTCTTTGAGGCAGGGTATGTGCGAGACCATCTACGGCAAGAACAAAACGCCGGAACAGATAGCCGGCATACTATCGGATATGCGCAAGAACGGCGCAAGGAATGTCATTGTCACAAGGATCTCTCAGACAACAGCGGATTTCATCGCAGAGCAAAATATCCCAATGGATTATCACGTCATCCCTCAGCTGGGTATTGCTTTGCCCGGTGAAAAACGTCAGCAAGTGGGGAATATCGTTATTGTAAGCGCCGGAACAAGCGATATGGCGGTGTGTGAAGAAGCGGCATTGACCGCCGAGATCCTGGGTAATAAAGTAACGCGCATATACGATGTCGGCGTGGCGGGACTTCATCGCCTCCTTGCAAGATTGGACGTCATCATCGAGGCCAGGGTCATAATAGCAGTGGCCGGCATGGAAGGAGCACTTCCCAGCGTGGTCGGGGGGATCGCAAGCTGCCCCATAATAGCAGTTCCGACCAGCGTCGGCTACGGTGCGAATTTTGAGGGATTATCGGCGTTGCTTACGATGCTGAACTCCTGTGCGGTCGGCATCTCTGTGGTGAACATTGACAACGGGTTCGGCGCCGGCGTTGTGGCCAGCCGTATCAACAGGATGAAGGGAGTATAA
- a CDS encoding TroA family protein, which translates to MNNKIIATAVLIVVAVILAGLYIATEHESNDDGILYNTSGQTVVDAVGRTVPLPDTLDHGIVTIGSAGPLRFISCFDACKKVIEVDEGDIKDSKNGRAYSYSYPFDELTRYHADNALESRTAESIGNLGPSLIVVQESVWNDYNNNCNILAKRCALIVIKTQDAFNFSDENGGLSADIKNTFNILGKALGEEERAAEVIIGIESIISDLRSLTGTSNDNVYVAGVTIQGSNTLNTTFPIYVPLDLVKGNNAYKGENIGGKVTLNIENFTQMNIQKVVIDPSSSDKIKEQSSQLVLEYLYKLNANSNTNDRIRLYITVPTIWDSINYDSSLASAYYLAYLLYGTISQDQLTEKINNVFTTFYGDRGENVFADMTAFFEQKSAANGVEMPLLKEVFITENNGVYSLAAA; encoded by the coding sequence ATGAATAATAAAATCATTGCTACTGCGGTCTTGATCGTCGTTGCTGTTATTTTAGCAGGCCTTTACATAGCGACCGAGCATGAAAGCAATGATGACGGCATCCTCTACAATACATCCGGCCAGACAGTGGTCGATGCCGTCGGCAGGACCGTGCCTCTGCCTGATACGCTTGATCATGGAATTGTCACCATCGGAAGCGCCGGGCCTTTGAGATTCATTTCCTGCTTCGACGCATGCAAAAAGGTCATAGAGGTCGATGAGGGAGATATCAAAGACAGCAAGAACGGAAGAGCTTACTCTTATTCCTACCCCTTTGACGAACTCACAAGATATCACGCAGATAATGCGCTTGAATCCCGCACAGCGGAATCCATAGGGAATCTCGGCCCAAGCCTGATAGTTGTTCAGGAAAGTGTCTGGAATGATTACAACAACAATTGCAATATTCTTGCAAAAAGATGTGCATTGATCGTCATAAAAACACAAGACGCGTTCAATTTCTCCGATGAGAACGGAGGGCTTTCCGCCGATATCAAGAACACATTCAACATCCTCGGAAAGGCCTTGGGAGAAGAGGAGAGAGCGGCAGAGGTGATCATCGGCATCGAATCCATCATCAGCGATCTCAGATCTTTGACCGGAACATCCAACGATAACGTGTATGTCGCCGGCGTAACGATACAAGGCAGCAACACTCTGAACACCACATTCCCGATATATGTGCCTCTCGATCTGGTAAAAGGCAACAATGCATACAAAGGGGAGAACATCGGGGGGAAAGTAACGCTCAACATAGAGAACTTTACTCAAATGAACATTCAAAAAGTAGTGATAGACCCCTCGTCCTCGGACAAGATCAAGGAACAGAGCAGTCAGCTTGTGTTAGAGTACCTGTACAAGCTGAATGCGAACAGCAACACAAATGACCGGATACGTCTGTACATAACCGTTCCGACCATCTGGGACAGTATAAATTACGACAGCTCGCTTGCGAGTGCATATTATCTTGCATATCTGCTGTACGGCACCATTTCCCAGGATCAATTGACAGAGAAGATCAACAATGTCTTCACGACCTTTTATGGAGATCGGGGGGAGAATGTGTTTGCCGACATGACAGCATTCTTTGAACAGAAATCGGCTGCGAACGGTGTAGAGATGCCCCTTCTCAAAGAGGTCTTTATCACCGAGAACAACGGCGTCTACAGCTTAGCCGCAGCATAA
- a CDS encoding FecCD family ABC transporter permease: protein MLIEKREMIKKEPLDTSEGYLRYSRKKWLFLGILAVILVILSLFTIKLGTTDLSFWDILQYIFHPDKSWDSSVVWNLRLRLIVAAILAGSALGVAGSVMQSILRNPLASPFTLGLSNAAAFGASLGILFLQGGVMIGTTAAYATISNPLLVTVLAFIFAMAATGIMILLVKLTECTPETIILAGLAISSIFSAGLAFLQFIANDVALSGIVFWQFGSLSKVTWNNLYIIAAVLIISALYFIYKRWDYNAMEAGEDVASGLGVNIKNTRYVGLIVCAILTAVVVSFMGVIGFIGLIGPHIVKRVIGNDNRYVLLGSMLVGSIVLLIAYVIGSYAFYTEIPVGIITSAVGGPLFILILLRGRRKR from the coding sequence ATGCTGATCGAAAAACGCGAGATGATCAAAAAAGAACCCCTGGACACCTCTGAGGGATACCTTCGGTACTCGCGCAAGAAGTGGCTTTTCCTCGGCATTCTGGCTGTTATCCTTGTCATCTTGTCCCTTTTTACGATCAAATTAGGAACAACAGATCTGTCATTTTGGGATATATTGCAATACATTTTCCATCCTGATAAGTCATGGGACAGTTCGGTCGTATGGAATCTCCGTCTTAGGCTGATCGTTGCGGCCATATTGGCCGGATCCGCTTTGGGAGTGGCGGGAAGCGTTATGCAGAGCATACTGAGGAATCCTTTGGCATCGCCGTTCACACTGGGGCTGTCCAACGCCGCCGCATTCGGTGCCTCTCTTGGCATATTATTCCTTCAGGGAGGAGTGATGATAGGAACGACCGCGGCTTATGCGACGATATCCAACCCCCTCCTCGTGACCGTGCTGGCGTTCATATTCGCCATGGCTGCCACCGGGATAATGATCCTTTTGGTAAAATTGACAGAATGCACGCCGGAAACAATAATCTTGGCCGGTCTGGCGATAAGCTCGATATTCTCTGCCGGGTTGGCATTCCTTCAATTCATCGCAAACGATGTCGCACTGTCCGGGATAGTCTTCTGGCAGTTCGGCAGCCTAAGCAAGGTCACGTGGAACAATCTCTACATCATCGCAGCAGTGTTGATAATCTCCGCCTTATATTTCATTTACAAACGCTGGGACTATAACGCCATGGAGGCGGGAGAGGATGTCGCTTCCGGGCTCGGCGTGAACATAAAGAACACCCGATATGTCGGCCTTATCGTTTGTGCGATCCTCACCGCCGTAGTTGTTTCTTTCATGGGCGTGATAGGGTTTATCGGCCTTATAGGGCCGCACATTGTAAAAAGGGTCATCGGCAACGATAACAGATATGTGTTGCTGGGATCCATGCTTGTGGGGTCGATAGTATTGCTGATAGCATACGTCATCGGTTCCTACGCTTTCTATACCGAGATACCTGTGGGGATAATCACATCGGCCGTCGGCGGGCCTTTATTCATTCTTATACTTCTAAGGGGGCGCAGGAAGAGATGA
- a CDS encoding ABC transporter ATP-binding protein → MIEVKDVSFSYGSKKILDKVSFRAGENQIISVLGPNGAGKTTLLKCICGILEPSDGSILVDDISISDLKGKELAKRVAFVPQSAPVTRLSVFDSVLLGRRPHIEWTATQSDIDKVSSVIDTLGMSHLSLRYMDRISGGEFQKALIARAIVQEPKILILDEPSNNLDISNQHTTMHMVEHVVRSRGMCTIMTMHDINLAVHYSDRFLFLKEGEVVAFGGVEIITEDLIKNVYGMHAEIVYHKGVPFVVPRESSKYEHLADHRHPHDIHDHIH, encoded by the coding sequence ATGATCGAGGTAAAGGATGTAAGTTTCTCATACGGGTCCAAGAAGATCCTTGATAAAGTATCATTCCGCGCGGGGGAGAATCAGATAATATCGGTCCTGGGGCCGAACGGTGCGGGAAAGACAACATTGCTGAAATGCATATGCGGCATTCTTGAACCGTCTGATGGAAGCATTCTGGTCGATGATATCAGCATTTCGGATCTTAAAGGAAAAGAGTTGGCAAAAAGGGTCGCTTTCGTTCCGCAGAGCGCTCCGGTGACGAGGCTGAGCGTATTCGACTCTGTTCTTTTGGGAAGGAGACCGCATATCGAATGGACGGCAACGCAGTCGGACATAGACAAAGTGAGTTCTGTGATCGATACTCTGGGAATGTCGCATCTTTCGTTAAGATATATGGATCGCATCAGCGGAGGAGAGTTCCAGAAGGCACTGATCGCAAGAGCGATAGTCCAGGAGCCGAAAATATTGATCCTTGACGAACCGAGCAACAATCTGGACATATCTAATCAACACACGACCATGCATATGGTCGAGCATGTTGTCAGATCAAGAGGCATGTGCACGATAATGACCATGCACGACATCAATCTGGCAGTCCATTACTCAGACCGCTTCCTGTTCTTGAAGGAGGGGGAAGTGGTTGCCTTCGGAGGTGTTGAGATAATCACCGAAGATCTCATAAAGAATGTGTATGGGATGCATGCGGAGATCGTCTATCATAAGGGAGTTCCGTTCGTAGTGCCTCGAGAATCGTCAAAATATGAGCATTTGGCCGACCATCGGCATCCTCACGACATACACGATCATATTCACTGA
- a CDS encoding FmdE family protein, translating into MNNELWNECVRFHGHACPGLAMGYRATELGMEALGIPISRAADEEIVCVAENDACGLDCVQCMISCTIGKANLILRPSGKMAYSFFDRRTGKSVRVLFKQRDWSKDREASVRTILTAPANEIVEFRVPNYAIPEKARHFDSIKCDKCGEYCREDKIRLSSGKKYCSDCYQQYDR; encoded by the coding sequence GTGAACAATGAACTCTGGAATGAATGCGTTAGATTTCATGGACATGCCTGCCCCGGACTTGCGATGGGATACAGGGCGACAGAGTTAGGTATGGAGGCGCTGGGTATACCTATTTCAAGGGCGGCCGATGAAGAGATCGTTTGCGTCGCAGAGAACGATGCCTGCGGGCTGGACTGCGTTCAGTGCATGATATCATGCACTATAGGGAAAGCAAATCTCATACTCAGGCCGTCCGGCAAGATGGCATATTCCTTCTTTGACAGGAGAACAGGTAAAAGCGTAAGAGTGCTGTTCAAACAGAGGGATTGGTCCAAAGACAGAGAAGCGTCTGTCAGGACAATACTGACAGCTCCGGCGAACGAGATCGTTGAGTTCCGAGTCCCCAATTATGCGATACCCGAGAAAGCAAGACACTTTGACAGTATCAAATGCGATAAATGCGGCGAATATTGCAGAGAGGACAAGATCAGGCTCAGTTCCGGAAAAAAATACTGTTCCGACTGTTATCAACAATACGACAGATAA
- a CDS encoding NAD+ synthase — translation MVVKALHTITEKDVDEIVDFIRGVVKRTGCKGIVMGVSGGLDSAVTAKLCADAIGPDNVLGIFMPSVLTPREDRDHTEEMSRSWNIGYEVVNVQPAIEAFTKTLASDVRAPLERGNISARCRMIVLYNRAKKLNYLVAGTSNRSEYMMGYFTKFGDGAYDIGPIIDLYKTQVWQVAEIIGVPKKVIEKVPTAGLWEGQTDEEEMGITYRHLDIILNGMSFGLSDEQIAKDAAIDISKVSEIRCTVSKMGHKRMQAYRPDICFNDP, via the coding sequence ATGGTCGTCAAGGCTCTCCACACAATCACCGAAAAGGATGTCGACGAGATAGTCGATTTCATAAGGGGGGTCGTGAAGAGAACCGGCTGTAAAGGTATCGTTATGGGCGTCAGCGGGGGTCTGGATTCTGCGGTAACGGCGAAGCTTTGCGCAGATGCGATAGGCCCGGATAATGTTCTGGGCATATTCATGCCGTCTGTGCTCACTCCCCGAGAGGACCGTGACCACACGGAAGAAATGAGCAGATCTTGGAACATAGGATACGAAGTGGTCAATGTGCAGCCCGCGATAGAAGCATTTACGAAAACGCTCGCATCAGATGTAAGAGCGCCTTTAGAAAGGGGCAATATATCGGCAAGGTGCAGGATGATCGTCCTGTACAACAGAGCAAAGAAGCTGAACTATCTTGTTGCTGGCACATCGAACCGCAGCGAATACATGATGGGGTACTTCACAAAATTCGGCGACGGAGCATACGATATAGGTCCGATAATCGATCTGTATAAGACTCAGGTCTGGCAGGTCGCAGAGATCATCGGTGTTCCGAAAAAAGTAATAGAGAAGGTCCCGACCGCCGGCCTTTGGGAAGGACAGACCGACGAGGAAGAGATGGGAATAACATACCGCCATCTGGATATTATTCTGAACGGCATGTCATTTGGCCTTTCCGACGAGCAGATCGCAAAAGATGCGGCCATCGATATATCTAAGGTCTCGGAGATCAGATGCACAGTGTCGAAGATGGGACATAAGAGGATGCAGGCATACCGTCCAGACATCTGTTTCAACGATCCGTGA